The Streptomyces sp. NBC_01244 genome contains a region encoding:
- a CDS encoding LysR family transcriptional regulator, which translates to MSRYEEDMAVTHALAPRLAYFVAVARHEHVTRAAHELGVPQSTLSRAMVRLEQDLGVTLFARKGRTVALTTAGRTFLASAQRSLAEIARAAGSVQQDADPSFGKVAFGFLHTLGPETVPGLIRAFRADHPGVRFSLVQNYGEAMLEKLRAGELDLCLTSPLPDAPDLVARRLDEQRLRLVVPDDHRLATRKRIRLAEAAEETFVTLEPGYGLRRITDDLCAEAGFTPRVAFEGEEAETLRGLVAAGLGVALLPPPAVARPGVVELTVTAPRAVREIGVAWLDGHPDTPPVAEFKKFLLSRRGRLIPELQPGGE; encoded by the coding sequence ATGAGTCGTTACGAAGAAGACATGGCCGTGACACATGCGCTGGCCCCGCGCCTCGCCTACTTCGTCGCCGTCGCCCGGCACGAGCACGTCACCCGCGCCGCGCACGAGCTGGGCGTTCCCCAGTCCACCCTGTCGCGGGCCATGGTCCGCCTCGAACAGGACCTGGGCGTCACGCTGTTCGCCCGCAAGGGCCGTACGGTCGCGCTCACCACCGCCGGCCGCACCTTCCTCGCCTCGGCGCAGCGCTCGCTGGCCGAGATCGCCCGCGCCGCCGGCTCCGTACAGCAGGACGCCGACCCGTCCTTCGGCAAGGTCGCCTTCGGCTTCCTGCACACCCTGGGCCCCGAGACCGTACCCGGCCTGATCCGGGCCTTCCGGGCCGACCACCCCGGCGTGCGGTTCTCCCTGGTCCAGAACTACGGCGAGGCCATGCTGGAGAAGCTGCGCGCCGGCGAGCTCGACCTCTGCCTGACCTCACCCCTGCCCGACGCCCCGGACCTGGTGGCCCGCCGGCTCGACGAGCAGCGGCTGCGGCTCGTGGTCCCGGACGACCACCGGCTCGCCACGCGCAAGCGGATCCGCCTGGCGGAGGCCGCCGAGGAAACCTTCGTCACCCTGGAGCCGGGCTACGGGCTGCGCCGCATCACCGACGACCTGTGCGCGGAGGCCGGTTTCACGCCCCGGGTCGCCTTCGAGGGCGAAGAGGCCGAGACCCTGCGCGGGCTCGTCGCCGCCGGTCTCGGCGTGGCGCTGCTGCCGCCGCCCGCGGTGGCCCGGCCCGGGGTCGTCGAGCTGACGGTCACCGCCCCGCGCGCGGTCCGCGAGATCGGGGTGGCCTGGCTCGACGGGCACCCGGACACGCCTCCGGTGGCGGAGTTCAAGAAGTTCCTGCTGTCCCGTCGGGGGCGGCTGATTCCGGAGCTTCAGCCGGGTGGCGAGTGA
- a CDS encoding Uma2 family endonuclease, with the protein MSALTVQHEPQSGDSWDALVRLWEEMDWPEGCKVEIIKGIITVAPTPANYHNVIAGEVQRKLYSALPGDWGIYQTQSVAVPSRKGMFIPDLLVMPRDILTESESVYYVPAAAAELVVEITSPSNASHDRIAKVAGYAQAGVPLYLLIDAFARGGPTVTLYGEPSDAVYRVLQAGKFGDTFRLPAPFSVDLDTSLFPAH; encoded by the coding sequence ATGAGCGCACTCACCGTCCAGCACGAGCCACAGAGTGGCGACAGCTGGGACGCGCTTGTCCGTCTCTGGGAGGAGATGGACTGGCCGGAGGGCTGCAAGGTGGAGATCATTAAGGGGATCATCACCGTGGCGCCCACGCCTGCGAATTACCACAACGTCATCGCCGGAGAGGTGCAGCGCAAGCTCTACTCGGCCCTCCCTGGTGACTGGGGCATCTACCAGACGCAGAGCGTGGCGGTCCCGTCCCGCAAGGGGATGTTCATCCCCGACCTGCTGGTCATGCCGAGAGACATCCTCACCGAGTCTGAGTCCGTGTACTACGTACCCGCCGCCGCAGCTGAACTCGTCGTCGAGATCACGTCCCCTTCGAATGCGTCGCACGACCGCATCGCGAAGGTTGCGGGATACGCGCAGGCTGGTGTTCCGCTGTACCTCCTCATTGACGCGTTCGCCCGGGGTGGCCCGACTGTCACGCTCTACGGAGAGCCGAGCGACGCCGTATACCGGGTGCTCCAGGCGGGCAAGTTCGGTGACACCTTCCGGCTGCCCGCGCCGTTCAGTGTCGACCTCGACACATCCCTGTTCCCAGCCCATTGA
- a CDS encoding DUF402 domain-containing protein: MSTVNVHLILGSTVSMIIPARVVESGDGGLLLWVAPGTPLWRAAIPPGTHLRDLPPEGSYPLRAGRWRHGGALILQPAGAGHAVWWNFTPEQEFRSWYVNLESRVHARDGADVHVTDQELDITVTPDRAWEWKDEESFAAKTGHPVYWTPAEAAAIRAEGVRVTRLIDAAAYPFDGTWCDFRPPESWPLPDRPPLALAEDEA; this comes from the coding sequence ATGTCCACAGTCAACGTTCACCTCATACTCGGCAGCACGGTCAGCATGATCATCCCGGCCCGCGTGGTGGAGTCGGGCGACGGCGGCCTGCTGCTGTGGGTGGCCCCGGGCACCCCGCTCTGGCGCGCCGCCATCCCGCCCGGCACCCACCTGCGGGACCTGCCGCCGGAGGGCTCGTACCCGCTGCGGGCGGGTCGGTGGCGGCACGGGGGCGCGCTGATCCTGCAGCCGGCCGGGGCGGGGCACGCGGTGTGGTGGAACTTCACGCCGGAGCAGGAGTTCCGCAGCTGGTATGTGAACCTCGAATCCCGTGTCCACGCCCGGGACGGCGCGGACGTCCACGTGACCGACCAGGAACTCGACATCACGGTGACCCCGGACCGCGCGTGGGAGTGGAAGGACGAGGAGTCCTTCGCCGCGAAGACGGGCCACCCGGTGTACTGGACGCCGGCCGAGGCCGCCGCCATCCGCGCGGAGGGCGTCCGCGTCACCCGCCTCATCGACGCGGCGGCCTACCCCTTCGACGGCACCTGGTGCGACTTCCGCCCGCCGGAGTCCTGGCCCCTCCCGGACCGCCCGCCGCTCGCGCTCGCCGAAGACGAGGCCTGA
- a CDS encoding STAS domain-containing protein, whose product MTSGAWGSHPLVEIRTLALEGPEPDTAELCARVRALCRDGPHGVVCDVGAVASPTLATVQALARAALTARRLGIPFRVTGAPPPLRALLHLVGLVELLGEPEEREPPGGVEEGVEPDDLPV is encoded by the coding sequence ATGACTTCTGGGGCGTGGGGGAGTCATCCCCTCGTGGAGATCAGAACCCTGGCCCTGGAGGGGCCTGAGCCGGATACCGCCGAGCTGTGCGCGCGCGTGCGCGCACTGTGCAGGGACGGGCCCCACGGGGTGGTGTGCGACGTGGGCGCGGTCGCCTCACCCACCCTCGCGACCGTCCAGGCCCTGGCTCGCGCAGCCCTGACCGCCCGGCGCCTCGGCATCCCCTTCCGGGTCACCGGGGCCCCGCCCCCGCTCCGCGCGCTACTGCACCTCGTAGGACTCGTCGAGCTGCTCGGGGAGCCCGAAGAGCGGGAACCACCGGGCGGTGTCGAGGAAGGCGTTGAGCCCGACGATCTTCCCGTCTGA
- a CDS encoding helix-turn-helix transcriptional regulator, producing the protein MPSDETDQLSSVARRLYGYAAERHAFSETEAGEALGESVGAALAELEAAHLIQPRSRPASAADGDSPGEPARVCWSAVSPRAAAARTLAPLALRVRETHDEMDRLRVRLEDLLPEYEAGAELRDRGGANALELVTDPAALQDLIGELVASAESEVLTCHPGGGRSPETLKGAVVRDEAMLARGVRMRTIYQHTARYSRPTAAYVERVTALGSQVRTVGDGLMRMILVDRHTGLMEVQDDIKAALVVREPNVVHFMTQAFERCWSEAEPFSTTVGPDQARSISDELRQTIVRLLAEGLEDKVIARRLGMSERTCQRHIAEIMRAVGAKSRFQAGFLLSATAAAASEAARTPLTRHPAEAPESAAPDGTAGTS; encoded by the coding sequence ATGCCATCGGATGAAACGGACCAACTGAGCTCCGTGGCCCGGCGTCTTTACGGGTACGCGGCCGAGCGGCACGCCTTCTCCGAGACGGAGGCCGGCGAGGCGCTCGGCGAGTCCGTCGGAGCCGCACTCGCCGAACTCGAGGCGGCGCACCTGATCCAGCCCCGCTCCCGCCCGGCCTCCGCCGCGGACGGCGACAGCCCCGGCGAGCCCGCACGGGTGTGCTGGAGTGCGGTCTCCCCGCGGGCCGCGGCGGCCCGGACGCTGGCCCCGCTGGCCCTGCGGGTGCGCGAGACCCACGACGAGATGGACCGGCTGCGCGTCCGGCTGGAGGACCTGCTTCCCGAGTACGAGGCGGGCGCCGAACTGCGCGACCGGGGCGGGGCGAACGCCCTGGAGCTGGTCACCGACCCGGCCGCGCTGCAGGACCTGATCGGGGAGCTCGTCGCCTCGGCCGAGTCCGAGGTGCTGACCTGCCACCCGGGCGGCGGCCGCAGCCCGGAGACCCTGAAGGGGGCGGTGGTCCGGGACGAGGCGATGCTGGCCCGTGGCGTGCGGATGCGCACCATCTACCAGCACACCGCCCGCTACTCCCGCCCGACGGCCGCCTACGTGGAGCGGGTGACCGCGCTCGGCTCGCAGGTCCGTACCGTCGGCGACGGGCTGATGCGGATGATCCTCGTCGACCGGCACACCGGGCTGATGGAGGTGCAGGACGACATCAAGGCGGCGCTGGTGGTGCGCGAGCCCAACGTCGTCCACTTCATGACGCAGGCCTTCGAGCGCTGCTGGTCGGAGGCCGAGCCCTTCAGTACCACCGTCGGGCCGGACCAGGCCCGGTCCATCTCCGACGAACTGCGCCAGACCATCGTGCGGCTCCTGGCGGAGGGGCTGGAGGACAAGGTCATCGCCCGGCGCCTCGGCATGTCGGAGCGCACCTGTCAGCGGCACATCGCCGAGATCATGCGGGCGGTGGGGGCCAAGTCCCGATTCCAGGCCGGGTTCCTGCTGTCGGCGACGGCGGCGGCCGCCTCCGAGGCCGCCCGCACCCCGCTCACTCGCCACCCGGCTGAAGCTCCGGAATCAGCCGCCCCCGACGGGACAGCAGGAACTTCTTGA
- a CDS encoding alpha/beta hydrolase, which produces MAQHAPPARGARLGRAAGAIGSVSTVSGVVLLLPGASRLSPGPVRPLARALARAGAADGLVTHQVIHGAGTRQGDAEWAADEVVRLYGDVPVCLAGYDAGGRAALAAAGHEAVNSVLALAPSLPRQSDTDSPEPVKQLSGRRVLIVHGTNDARSDPESSYRLATRAKKANRTTCRFEVHSDGHGLREHQDEVVALSVDFVLGSVFCGSYSRPVTDALAAPPPLGLRMPLASGYGRSLRG; this is translated from the coding sequence ATGGCACAGCATGCGCCGCCGGCGCGCGGGGCCCGCCTGGGGCGGGCGGCCGGCGCGATCGGCTCGGTATCAACGGTCAGTGGTGTGGTGCTCCTTCTTCCCGGAGCATCCAGATTGTCCCCCGGTCCGGTACGTCCGCTGGCTCGGGCCCTGGCCCGTGCCGGCGCGGCGGACGGGCTGGTCACGCACCAGGTCATCCACGGTGCGGGCACCCGGCAAGGGGACGCCGAGTGGGCCGCCGACGAGGTGGTCCGCCTGTACGGAGACGTGCCGGTGTGCCTGGCCGGCTATGACGCGGGCGGCCGGGCGGCGCTCGCCGCGGCCGGCCACGAAGCCGTCAACTCCGTTCTGGCACTCGCCCCTTCGCTGCCGCGACAGTCCGACACGGACTCCCCCGAACCGGTGAAGCAGCTCTCGGGGCGCCGGGTCCTGATCGTGCACGGCACCAACGACGCCCGCAGCGACCCGGAGTCGTCGTACCGGCTGGCGACCCGGGCGAAGAAGGCGAACCGCACGACGTGCCGCTTCGAGGTGCACTCCGACGGGCACGGTCTGCGCGAGCACCAGGACGAAGTCGTGGCCCTGTCCGTGGACTTCGTCCTGGGCTCCGTGTTCTGCGGCTCCTACTCGCGGCCGGTCACCGACGCCTTGGCGGCTCCCCCGCCGCTGGGTCTGCGGATGCCGCTGGCCTCCGGCTACGGACGGTCCCTGCGCGGCTGA
- a CDS encoding adenosine deaminase — MTSETPNLPTPDQIRRSPKVLLHDHLDGGLRPGTIIELAHKVGYENLPETEADKLGTWFREAADSGSLPRYLETFAHTCAVMQTKEALFRVASECAQDLAEDGVVYAEIRYAPEQHLEAGLTLEEVVEAVNEGFREGERRARTNGNRIRIGALLTAMRHAARALEIAELANRYRDKGVVGFDIAGAEAGFPPTRHLDAFEYLKRENNHFTIHAGEAFGLPSIWQALQWCGADRLGHGVKIIDDIEVAEDGSVTLGRLASYVRDKRIPLEMCPTSNLQTGAAVSYAEHPIGLLRKLHFRLTVNTDNRLMSGTSMSREFEHLVDTFGYSLEDMQWFTVNAMKSAFIPFDERLAMINDVIKPGYAELKSEWLFRQTASTSGSVSA; from the coding sequence ATGACGAGCGAGACCCCCAACCTGCCCACCCCGGATCAGATCCGCCGCTCCCCGAAGGTGCTCCTGCACGACCACCTCGACGGTGGACTGCGCCCCGGGACCATCATCGAGCTGGCCCACAAGGTCGGCTACGAGAACCTTCCCGAGACCGAGGCCGACAAGCTCGGCACCTGGTTCCGCGAAGCCGCCGACTCCGGCTCCCTCCCGCGCTACCTGGAGACGTTCGCACACACCTGCGCCGTCATGCAGACGAAGGAGGCCCTCTTCCGGGTGGCCTCCGAGTGTGCCCAGGACCTCGCCGAGGACGGCGTCGTCTACGCGGAGATCCGCTACGCGCCCGAGCAGCACCTCGAAGCCGGCCTGACCCTCGAAGAGGTCGTCGAGGCCGTCAACGAGGGATTCCGCGAGGGCGAGCGCCGTGCACGGACCAACGGCAACCGCATCCGCATCGGTGCGCTGCTGACCGCGATGCGGCACGCGGCCCGCGCGCTGGAGATCGCGGAACTGGCCAACCGCTACCGCGACAAGGGCGTCGTCGGCTTCGACATCGCCGGTGCCGAGGCCGGGTTCCCTCCCACCCGCCACCTCGACGCCTTCGAGTACCTCAAGCGCGAGAACAACCACTTCACCATCCACGCGGGCGAGGCCTTCGGTCTGCCGTCGATCTGGCAGGCCCTGCAGTGGTGCGGCGCCGACCGGCTCGGCCACGGCGTGAAGATCATCGATGACATCGAGGTCGCCGAGGACGGCTCCGTGACGCTGGGCCGCCTGGCCTCCTACGTCCGGGACAAGCGCATCCCCCTGGAGATGTGCCCGACCTCGAACCTGCAGACGGGCGCGGCGGTCTCCTATGCCGAGCACCCGATCGGCCTGCTGCGGAAACTGCACTTCAGGCTGACCGTCAACACCGACAACCGGCTGATGAGCGGTACCAGCATGAGCCGCGAGTTCGAGCACCTGGTCGACACCTTCGGCTACTCGCTCGAGGACATGCAGTGGTTCACGGTCAATGCGATGAAGTCCGCGTTCATTCCTTTCGATGAACGGCTGGCCATGATCAACGACGTGATCAAGCCCGGTTATGCGGAGCTGAAGTCGGAATGGCTGTTCCGGCAAACCGCTTCCACCAGCGGTTCTGTCTCGGCCTAG
- a CDS encoding PH domain-containing protein, translating to MSSDQPTEEPAYDDRVYRSPMATVTGVVLLALLAWLCGDAVVRGSGNVPWIALASALCLAPVIVAFTVRPAVFANDDRLRVRNPFRIIELPWAAVDTVRARFAAEVIAEGTTYQMWSIAVSLRERKKANRRQAGRLGLGNGQAKTPDEDVRQASADRIIDELRELHERCASRAGAQGPVKVSWSYEIIAPSVIGALILIVLLATG from the coding sequence ATGAGCAGCGATCAGCCCACCGAAGAGCCTGCGTACGACGACCGGGTCTACCGTTCCCCGATGGCCACTGTCACCGGGGTGGTGCTGCTCGCGCTGCTCGCATGGCTCTGCGGGGACGCCGTGGTGCGGGGCTCCGGGAACGTCCCGTGGATCGCCCTCGCCTCCGCACTGTGCCTGGCCCCCGTCATCGTCGCGTTCACGGTCCGTCCGGCCGTCTTCGCCAACGACGACCGGCTGCGCGTGCGCAACCCCTTCCGGATCATCGAGCTGCCCTGGGCGGCCGTCGACACCGTGCGGGCCCGGTTCGCCGCCGAGGTGATCGCGGAGGGGACGACGTACCAGATGTGGTCGATCGCGGTCTCCCTGCGGGAGCGCAAGAAGGCCAACCGCCGCCAGGCGGGCCGGCTCGGCCTGGGCAACGGTCAGGCCAAGACCCCGGACGAGGACGTCCGCCAGGCCTCCGCCGACCGCATCATCGACGAGCTGCGGGAACTGCACGAGCGGTGCGCCTCGCGCGCCGGCGCCCAGGGCCCGGTGAAGGTCTCCTGGTCGTACGAGATCATCGCGCCCTCCGTGATCGGCGCACTCATCCTGATTGTGCTGCTCGCCACCGGCTGA
- a CDS encoding PspC domain-containing protein: protein MSALARPRDGRWIGGVCAGLARRFGISANTMRIIFVVSCLLPGPQFLLYLALWVLLPNEKSSASSAATGW, encoded by the coding sequence ATGAGCGCCCTTGCCCGCCCCCGTGACGGACGATGGATCGGCGGAGTCTGTGCCGGTCTGGCGCGCCGATTCGGAATATCCGCGAACACGATGCGGATCATCTTCGTCGTCTCGTGCCTGCTGCCCGGACCGCAGTTCCTCCTTTACCTGGCGCTGTGGGTGCTCCTGCCGAACGAGAAGTCGAGCGCCTCTTCCGCCGCCACCGGCTGGTAA
- a CDS encoding MFS transporter, with protein sequence MPPAHTGAPVIPGASTPSFPASAPEAHEPGRPGYRRLSLALFAAGLATFALLYSTQALLPAISDGFGVTAGQASWTVSAATGALALFVLPLSALSERFGRTRMMTWSMVIAVGVGLLVPFAPNLEWLIALRAVQGAAIAGIPASAMAYLAEEVKPKALVAAIGLFVAGNSIGGMSGRLVTGWAAQVWGWRGGLLTVGLMSLACAAAFLVLLPRARFFRPASLNPRAVGRTVSGHLRDPLLLRLYGIGALFMTVFGAVYTVIGYRLVDEPFSLGQGLIGSIFLVYLVGTVSSAAAGQLVARLGRRGALYLAVTTTAVGLFLSLAESLTAILLGLVLITAGFFAGHAVASAAVSRTAKTGRAQASALYQSAYYVGSSAGGTLGALAYHSAGWAATVTLALLAVAGVVTITLYGSHAARTARIEALAAR encoded by the coding sequence ATGCCTCCCGCTCATACCGGGGCACCCGTCATCCCGGGTGCCTCCACCCCGTCGTTCCCCGCCTCCGCACCCGAGGCGCACGAGCCCGGCCGTCCCGGCTACCGCCGCCTCAGCCTCGCGCTCTTCGCCGCCGGCCTGGCCACCTTCGCCCTCCTCTACTCCACCCAGGCACTGCTGCCCGCGATCTCCGACGGCTTCGGCGTGACGGCGGGTCAGGCCAGCTGGACGGTCTCCGCGGCCACCGGCGCGCTCGCCCTGTTCGTCCTGCCGCTCAGCGCGCTCTCGGAGCGCTTCGGCCGGACCCGGATGATGACCTGGTCCATGGTGATCGCGGTCGGCGTCGGCCTCCTCGTGCCCTTCGCTCCGAACCTGGAGTGGCTGATCGCGCTGCGCGCCGTCCAGGGCGCGGCGATCGCCGGCATCCCGGCCTCCGCGATGGCGTACCTCGCGGAAGAGGTGAAGCCGAAGGCGCTGGTCGCCGCGATCGGCCTGTTCGTGGCGGGCAACTCCATCGGCGGCATGAGCGGCCGTCTCGTCACGGGGTGGGCGGCCCAGGTCTGGGGCTGGCGCGGCGGGCTGCTGACCGTCGGCCTGATGTCGCTGGCCTGCGCGGCGGCGTTCCTGGTGCTCCTGCCCCGGGCCCGGTTCTTCCGGCCGGCCTCGCTGAACCCGCGTGCGGTGGGACGTACCGTCTCGGGGCACCTGCGCGATCCGCTGCTGCTGCGGCTGTACGGGATCGGCGCGCTGTTCATGACCGTGTTCGGGGCGGTGTACACGGTCATCGGCTACCGCCTGGTGGACGAGCCGTTCTCGCTCGGGCAGGGCCTCATCGGCTCGATCTTCCTGGTCTACCTGGTCGGTACGGTCTCCTCGGCGGCGGCCGGGCAGCTGGTGGCCCGGCTGGGCCGGCGCGGCGCGCTGTACCTGGCGGTGACCACGACGGCGGTGGGCCTGTTCCTGTCCCTCGCGGAGTCGCTCACCGCGATCCTGCTCGGCCTGGTCCTCATCACGGCGGGCTTCTTCGCGGGCCACGCGGTGGCCTCCGCGGCGGTGAGCCGTACGGCGAAGACGGGCCGCGCGCAGGCCTCGGCGCTCTACCAGTCGGCGTACTACGTCGGCTCCAGCGCCGGCGGCACGCTGGGCGCCCTCGCCTACCACTCGGCGGGCTGGGCGGCCACGGTCACCCTGGCGCTGCTCGCGGTCGCCGGGGTCGTCACGATCACCCTGTACGGGTCCCACGCGGCCCGTACGGCCCGGATCGAGGCGCTCGCGGCGCGCTGA
- a CDS encoding VanZ family protein — protein sequence MHRLKGNRVKGSGSAAVQLWIRLLAGVLLAAHLLLVGWLMLRPLDVPWAAAANLTPLEGIRADLSYGPLESARRIGGGLALLAPLGVLLPLISGRVELSPLATWSSLVRTAAAGALFSVGIEMLQMAVPGQVVDVDSVLLNTLGVMLAHLAVVPALRCRLRRSQGTTPRITRVGLGPWTDVLSSVQREY from the coding sequence GTGCACCGTCTCAAGGGCAACCGTGTCAAGGGCAGTGGCAGCGCTGCCGTACAGCTGTGGATCCGGCTTCTCGCCGGGGTCCTGCTGGCCGCACACCTCCTCCTCGTCGGCTGGCTGATGCTGCGCCCGCTCGACGTGCCCTGGGCGGCGGCGGCCAATCTGACCCCGCTGGAAGGGATCAGGGCGGACCTCTCCTACGGGCCCCTGGAGTCTGCCCGCCGGATCGGCGGCGGGCTGGCGCTGCTGGCCCCGCTCGGGGTGCTGCTGCCGCTGATCAGCGGGCGTGTGGAGCTTTCGCCGCTGGCCACGTGGTCCTCGCTGGTCCGGACGGCCGCCGCGGGCGCGCTGTTCTCCGTCGGCATCGAGATGCTGCAGATGGCGGTCCCGGGGCAGGTGGTCGACGTGGATTCGGTCCTGCTGAACACCCTCGGCGTGATGCTCGCGCACCTGGCCGTCGTCCCGGCCCTGCGGTGCCGGCTGCGGCGTTCTCAGGGCACGACCCCGAGAATTACCAGGGTCGGGCTCGGCCCCTGGACCGACGTTCTGTCCTCTGTTCAGCGGGAGTATTGA
- a CDS encoding sigma-70 family RNA polymerase sigma factor — protein sequence MTEATDLSPDLDLDAALDRYRVELTGYCYRMLGSAFDAEDAVQDTYIRAWRSFAKFEGRSSLRSWLYRIATNVCLDLLSAGNKRARPMDLSAPQHQASAVLSERPEVTWLEPVPDGRVLPQTADPAEMALAKESVRLAFVAALQHLPAKQRAVLILREVLAWKADEVATLLDTTVASVNSALQRARATLAATRIRESESADPLDADQVKLLEQYLAAFEAYDISRLTALLHEDAVLSMPPFDLWLQGHEDIAAWHLNQGIGCKGSRMIPTTANGMPAFGQYRPRVDGQPGWTPWALQVLEVSDGKIVGLNAFLDTARWFPLFGLPEQLDESYEVQ from the coding sequence ATGACCGAAGCCACCGACCTCTCACCCGACCTCGACCTCGACGCTGCGCTGGACCGTTACCGCGTCGAGCTCACCGGTTACTGCTACCGCATGCTCGGCTCGGCCTTCGACGCCGAGGACGCGGTGCAGGACACGTACATCCGTGCCTGGCGGAGCTTCGCGAAGTTCGAGGGGCGGTCCTCCCTGCGGTCGTGGCTGTACCGGATCGCCACCAACGTCTGCCTGGACCTGCTGAGCGCGGGGAACAAGCGGGCCCGGCCCATGGACCTGAGTGCCCCGCAGCACCAGGCCTCCGCCGTGCTGAGCGAGCGGCCCGAGGTGACCTGGCTGGAGCCGGTGCCCGACGGGCGGGTGCTGCCGCAGACCGCCGACCCGGCGGAGATGGCGCTGGCGAAGGAGTCCGTACGGCTCGCGTTCGTCGCGGCGCTCCAGCACCTGCCGGCCAAGCAGCGGGCGGTACTGATCCTGCGCGAGGTGCTGGCCTGGAAGGCCGACGAGGTCGCCACCCTGCTGGACACCACCGTCGCGTCGGTGAACAGCGCGCTGCAGCGGGCCCGAGCCACGCTCGCCGCCACCCGGATCAGGGAGAGCGAGTCCGCGGACCCGCTGGACGCGGACCAGGTCAAACTGCTGGAGCAGTACCTCGCCGCCTTCGAGGCGTACGACATCTCCCGGCTGACCGCCCTGCTCCACGAGGACGCGGTGCTGTCGATGCCGCCGTTCGACCTGTGGCTCCAGGGCCACGAGGACATCGCGGCCTGGCACCTGAACCAGGGCATCGGCTGCAAGGGCTCGCGGATGATCCCGACCACGGCGAACGGCATGCCCGCCTTCGGCCAGTACCGGCCGCGCGTGGACGGGCAGCCGGGATGGACCCCGTGGGCGCTCCAGGTGCTGGAGGTCTCAGACGGGAAGATCGTCGGGCTCAACGCCTTCCTCGACACCGCCCGGTGGTTCCCGCTCTTCGGGCTCCCCGAGCAGCTCGACGAGTCCTACGAGGTGCAGTAG
- a CDS encoding RNA-binding protein produces MPLLPHAYRVTKYDPADRAPDGTYRGTQDTDSDHGPVEAAYLAAIDAFARESGVDLLTVREPQVFGGSAHFGREPAVEGYGLTGLFPDGPAGFHDGTRVTLPVALELVRGMLRGDGPYCRLEAAEEGRDVFALQVGWDLYVYVGSRTACGAAVARARELGIFAEPVEVSPYDPELDGPYELRAADEGFWERVRASAARGEAGLVEEQHAWTRWHRIEGGGDVGGRLGALRAGLTPRTLLNVWPGLSADTAGLIAGLPEEFSLECVWEDADGRISGGLVDEEDRAELVEVLAGARAAALLPVYADERNPLFTGVLPDPDGVVRARWQV; encoded by the coding sequence GTGCCGCTGCTCCCCCACGCCTACCGGGTGACCAAGTACGACCCCGCCGACCGGGCCCCCGACGGGACCTACCGGGGGACGCAGGACACCGACAGCGACCACGGGCCGGTCGAGGCCGCGTACCTGGCGGCGATCGACGCCTTCGCGCGGGAGAGCGGGGTGGATCTGCTCACCGTGCGGGAGCCGCAGGTCTTCGGCGGGTCCGCGCACTTCGGGCGGGAGCCCGCGGTGGAGGGGTACGGGCTGACCGGGCTGTTCCCCGACGGCCCGGCCGGGTTCCACGACGGCACGCGGGTGACGCTGCCCGTGGCGCTGGAACTCGTGCGCGGCATGCTCCGCGGCGACGGCCCCTACTGCCGGCTGGAGGCCGCGGAGGAGGGGCGGGACGTTTTCGCGTTGCAGGTGGGGTGGGACCTGTACGTCTACGTCGGCTCGCGTACGGCCTGCGGGGCGGCCGTGGCCCGCGCCCGGGAACTCGGCATCTTCGCGGAGCCCGTCGAGGTCTCGCCGTACGATCCCGAGCTCGACGGCCCCTACGAGCTACGGGCCGCCGACGAGGGGTTCTGGGAGCGGGTCCGCGCGAGCGCGGCACGCGGCGAGGCGGGGCTCGTCGAGGAACAGCACGCCTGGACCCGCTGGCACCGGATCGAAGGCGGCGGCGACGTAGGCGGCCGACTCGGCGCCCTGCGGGCCGGGCTCACCCCACGCACACTCCTGAACGTCTGGCCGGGGCTGTCCGCCGACACCGCCGGGCTGATCGCGGGGCTGCCGGAGGAGTTCTCCCTGGAGTGCGTGTGGGAGGACGCGGACGGCCGCATCTCCGGCGGGCTCGTCGACGAGGAGGACCGCGCGGAGCTGGTCGAGGTGCTCGCCGGGGCGCGGGCCGCGGCGCTGCTGCCGGTGTACGCCGACGAGCGCAATCCCCTGTTCACCGGGGTTCTGCCGGACCCGGACGGGGTGGTCCGGGCCCGGTGGCAGGTCTAG